The following proteins are encoded in a genomic region of Rubrobacter xylanophilus DSM 9941:
- the acs gene encoding acetate--CoA ligase produces the protein MTEEKASVRTYDPPEEFASRANVRDPGVYEEAARDYEGFWAERARKLHWFREWDEVLRWDPPEAQWFVGGKINASYNCLDYQVQQGRGDKRAIIWEGDEPGENRTLTYSELKAEVEKFANVLKGLGVRKGDAVSIYLPMIPELPIAMLACARIGAPHSVVFGAFSAQSLRDRINDCEAKVLVTADSGPRGGKRTPLKANADEALEDTPSIEKVVVVRRTGDEVNMVEGRDLWWHELMREAEPECPAEEMDSEDILYILYSSGSTGKPKGIVHTTGGYLTHVNTTTDWVFDLKEDDVYWCTADIGWVTGHSYIVYGPLSNGATALMFEGTPSYPANDRWWDIIERHGVTILYTAPTAIRAFMKQGPGPIEKHDLSSLRLLGSVGEPINPRAWEWYHEHVGGGRCPVVDTWWQTETGGIMISPLPGITRTKPGSATFPLPGIFAGIYDEEGNEIEGPGVGNLVIKRPWPGMLRTLYKDPERFRETYWQKYGDVYFSGDGARRDEDGYFWVTGRVDDVINVSGHRISTAEVESALVAHPAVAEAAVIGRYDEDTGQAIVAYVILEGGREGNDELAQELRQQVRKVIGAHARPQEIIFTPDLPKTRSGKIMRRILRSLSEGRDDLGDTTTLADPGVVESLKEQVAASR, from the coding sequence ATGACCGAAGAGAAGGCGTCCGTCCGCACCTACGATCCGCCGGAAGAGTTCGCCTCTCGGGCCAACGTCAGGGACCCCGGCGTCTACGAGGAGGCCGCCCGGGACTACGAGGGCTTCTGGGCCGAGCGCGCCCGCAAGCTGCACTGGTTCAGGGAGTGGGACGAGGTGCTGCGGTGGGACCCGCCCGAGGCCCAGTGGTTCGTCGGGGGCAAGATAAACGCCTCCTACAACTGTTTGGACTACCAGGTCCAGCAGGGCCGCGGGGACAAGCGGGCCATCATTTGGGAGGGCGATGAGCCGGGAGAGAACCGCACCCTCACCTACTCCGAGCTCAAGGCGGAGGTGGAGAAGTTCGCCAACGTCCTCAAGGGCCTCGGCGTCCGCAAGGGGGATGCCGTCTCCATCTATTTGCCCATGATCCCGGAGCTGCCCATCGCCATGCTCGCCTGCGCCCGCATCGGGGCGCCCCACTCGGTGGTCTTCGGGGCCTTCAGCGCCCAGAGCCTCAGGGACAGGATCAACGACTGCGAGGCCAAGGTGCTGGTGACCGCGGACTCCGGGCCGCGCGGCGGCAAGCGGACGCCGCTGAAGGCCAACGCCGACGAGGCCCTCGAGGACACCCCCTCCATCGAGAAGGTGGTGGTGGTCCGACGCACCGGCGACGAGGTGAACATGGTCGAGGGCCGCGACCTTTGGTGGCACGAGCTCATGCGCGAGGCCGAGCCCGAGTGCCCGGCCGAGGAGATGGACTCCGAGGACATCCTCTACATCCTCTACTCCTCGGGTTCGACCGGTAAGCCCAAGGGCATCGTGCACACCACCGGCGGCTACCTGACCCACGTCAACACCACCACCGACTGGGTCTTCGACCTCAAGGAGGACGACGTCTACTGGTGCACGGCGGACATCGGGTGGGTCACCGGGCACTCCTACATCGTCTACGGCCCGCTCTCCAACGGCGCCACGGCCCTGATGTTCGAGGGCACGCCCTCCTACCCGGCCAACGACCGCTGGTGGGACATCATCGAGCGGCACGGGGTCACCATCCTGTACACGGCCCCGACGGCGATCCGGGCCTTCATGAAGCAGGGCCCCGGGCCCATCGAGAAGCACGACCTCTCCAGCCTGCGGCTGCTCGGGAGCGTGGGCGAGCCCATAAACCCGCGGGCCTGGGAGTGGTACCACGAGCACGTCGGCGGCGGGCGTTGCCCGGTGGTCGACACCTGGTGGCAGACGGAGACGGGGGGCATCATGATCTCCCCGCTGCCCGGGATCACGCGCACCAAGCCCGGCAGCGCCACCTTCCCGCTGCCCGGCATCTTCGCGGGCATCTACGACGAGGAGGGCAACGAGATAGAGGGCCCCGGCGTGGGCAACCTGGTCATCAAGCGGCCCTGGCCGGGGATGCTGCGCACCCTCTACAAGGACCCCGAGCGCTTCCGGGAGACCTACTGGCAGAAGTACGGCGACGTGTACTTCTCCGGCGACGGGGCCCGGCGCGACGAGGACGGCTACTTCTGGGTGACGGGCCGGGTCGACGACGTGATAAACGTCAGCGGGCACCGGATCTCCACGGCCGAGGTGGAGAGCGCGCTGGTCGCCCACCCGGCGGTCGCCGAGGCGGCGGTGATCGGCCGCTACGACGAGGACACGGGGCAGGCCATCGTGGCCTACGTGATCCTCGAGGGCGGCCGCGAGGGCAACGACGAGCTGGCCCAGGAGCTCCGGCAGCAGGTGAGGAAGGTCATCGGGGCCCACGCGAGGCCGCAGGAGATCATCTTCACCCCCGACCTGCCGAAGACGCGCAGCGGCAAGATCATGCGCCGCATCCTGCGCAGCCTCTCGGAGGGCCGGGACGACCTGGGCGACACGACCACGCTGGCCGACCCGGGCGTGGTGGAGAGCCTGAAGGAGCAGGTCGCGGCGAGCCGGTAG
- a CDS encoding LysM peptidoglycan-binding domain-containing protein: MSERKRVERRYRRRRLVALLAVVACALGLAANARAEPETERYTVRPGDTLWSIATERYPPHADPRAVIEEIRRQNGLPGYGIRPGEVLSLPEG, translated from the coding sequence GTGAGCGAGAGGAAGAGGGTCGAGCGCCGCTACCGCAGAAGGAGGCTCGTGGCCCTGCTCGCCGTGGTGGCCTGCGCCCTGGGCCTCGCGGCGAACGCGCGGGCGGAGCCCGAGACGGAGCGCTACACGGTGAGGCCCGGGGACACCCTGTGGTCCATAGCCACGGAGCGCTACCCGCCGCACGCCGACCCCCGCGCGGTGATCGAGGAGATCCGGCGCCAGAACGGGCTGCCGGGCTACGGGATCCGGCCCGGAGAAGTCCTGAGCCTCCCGGAAGGCTAG
- a CDS encoding zinc metallopeptidase, producing MGFGGYLLVMIIGALISGAAALWVRSSYAAWSKRPSSSGLTGAEVARMILERNGLGHVRVEPVPGTLTDHYDPRAKAVRLSEGNFRGSSIAAVSVAAHECGHALQDAGGYLPMRLRAGIFPVVMFSSQVWPMAFVLGVIGLGQFWIQLAVVLFLAVLAFHVVTLPVEIDASRRAYGILGRYGVISSGEAGGSRRVLTAAAFTYIAAALTAVLMFLYLLMASRE from the coding sequence GTGGGATTCGGCGGTTACCTGCTGGTAATGATAATCGGGGCGCTCATCTCCGGAGCGGCGGCGCTGTGGGTCAGAAGCTCCTACGCCGCATGGTCCAAGCGCCCGAGCTCGAGCGGGCTCACCGGAGCCGAGGTTGCCCGCATGATCCTCGAGCGCAACGGGCTTGGCCACGTGAGGGTGGAGCCCGTGCCCGGCACCCTCACCGACCACTACGATCCCAGGGCCAAGGCGGTGAGGCTCTCTGAGGGCAACTTCAGGGGCAGCTCCATTGCTGCGGTGAGCGTTGCCGCGCACGAGTGCGGGCACGCCCTGCAGGACGCTGGGGGCTACCTGCCCATGCGGCTTAGGGCCGGGATCTTTCCTGTGGTGATGTTCAGCAGCCAGGTGTGGCCGATGGCGTTTGTGCTGGGGGTCATAGGGCTAGGGCAGTTCTGGATACAGCTTGCTGTGGTTCTGTTTTTGGCGGTGCTGGCCTTCCATGTGGTGACGTTGCCTGTGGAGATAGACGCCTCGAGGCGGGCCTATGGGATCCTTGGTCGCTATGGGGTGATCTCCTCTGGAGAGGCTGGAGGGAGCAGGCGGGTGCTCACTGCTGCGGCCTTCACCTACATAGCCGCTGCCCTCACCGCCGTGCTGATGTTCCTGTACCTGCTGATGGCCAGCCGCGAGTAG
- a CDS encoding Crp/Fnr family transcriptional regulator, producing MLRHDTGGFAASSPPEGFDLKDFEEAGLRVVERRFEPKDLIFAPGDPDDQLYFLLSGVVRLYKIYGDYKEATTALLKDRGIFGKLSLVEGRWQDVFAEAVTEARVAAIQKAAIEQVIKTKPDFALKLFSSLSERLRQSDEVIESLLHREVSTRLATLLLNLGERFGREEGGRLVIEVRMTHQDLANMIASTREAVSKVMSEFQREGLIETRNRRIALLNREALAERAAGPTGLV from the coding sequence GTGCTGAGGCACGATACCGGCGGTTTCGCGGCCTCGAGCCCCCCCGAAGGCTTCGACCTCAAGGACTTCGAGGAGGCCGGGCTGAGGGTCGTCGAGCGCCGCTTCGAGCCCAAAGACCTCATCTTCGCCCCCGGCGACCCCGACGACCAGCTCTACTTCCTGCTCTCCGGGGTCGTGAGGCTCTACAAGATCTACGGCGACTACAAGGAGGCCACCACGGCCCTGCTCAAGGACCGCGGCATCTTCGGCAAGCTCAGCCTCGTCGAGGGGCGCTGGCAGGACGTCTTCGCGGAGGCCGTCACCGAGGCCCGGGTCGCCGCCATCCAGAAGGCCGCCATCGAGCAGGTGATAAAGACCAAGCCTGACTTCGCCCTCAAGCTCTTCTCCTCCCTCTCCGAGCGGCTGCGCCAGTCCGACGAGGTAATAGAGAGCCTCCTGCACCGAGAGGTCTCCACCCGCCTCGCGACGCTGCTTTTGAACCTGGGCGAGCGCTTCGGCCGCGAGGAGGGCGGCCGGCTGGTCATCGAGGTCCGGATGACCCACCAGGATCTGGCGAACATGATCGCCTCCACCCGCGAGGCGGTCTCCAAGGTGATGAGCGAGTTCCAGCGCGAGGGTCTGATCGAGACGCGCAACCGCAGGATAGCCCTCCTGAACAGGGAGGCGCTGGCGGAGCGGGCCGCCGGCCCGACCGGGCTCGTCTAG
- a CDS encoding HD-GYP domain-containing protein, translated as MSYSWLALGVGVVLGTVCAVSRRAEYSFGSGLATVDITDVAVLAALIVAGPEWALLVALPSVLYRDRLRTAFEFATHATILFSAGGAMHLLAAPVLFSGGFSPGSVYGIFAAGAVYYSLDALINSLLLRLKYGTPVIRTLRGSALPLVPSDIAAVITAAGAAYAVSAFGPATALVLFSGAFAALMTLHMIHERQRESEALREENRGLREANAAFAARLIETVGLRDGYTHRHAAAAAVYAADVAREFGLEQEKVQVLKTAALLQDVGLAGIPDEVLLSPPERLNSLGKMQLEQHPAHGERLISGIPGLEEAAKWVRWHHERMDGSGYPDRIRGEWLPLEARILGAAGLYADMVLDGPHSPALPAQEARFRLTGEAGRGLDPEVVKVLLRVLDREDENYAAASDGRFAFPAGARAAGEQAV; from the coding sequence GTGTCGTACAGCTGGCTCGCGTTGGGGGTGGGCGTGGTGCTCGGCACCGTATGCGCGGTGTCCCGTCGGGCCGAATACAGCTTTGGCTCGGGCCTCGCCACCGTGGACATCACCGACGTCGCGGTGCTCGCAGCCCTGATAGTAGCCGGCCCCGAGTGGGCGCTGCTGGTCGCCCTGCCATCGGTGTTGTACCGGGATCGGCTGAGGACCGCCTTCGAGTTCGCGACCCACGCGACCATACTTTTTTCCGCCGGCGGAGCGATGCATCTCCTTGCGGCCCCGGTGCTTTTTTCCGGGGGCTTTAGCCCAGGCTCGGTGTACGGGATCTTCGCGGCGGGCGCCGTGTACTACTCCCTGGACGCCCTCATCAACTCCCTCCTGCTCAGGCTGAAGTACGGAACGCCGGTCATCCGAACCCTGCGCGGCTCGGCGCTCCCGCTCGTCCCCTCGGACATCGCGGCCGTCATAACCGCCGCCGGGGCGGCGTATGCGGTCTCGGCCTTCGGCCCGGCGACGGCCCTCGTGCTGTTCTCCGGGGCTTTCGCCGCGCTGATGACGCTGCACATGATCCACGAGCGCCAGCGAGAGAGCGAGGCGCTGCGGGAGGAGAACCGGGGGCTCCGCGAGGCGAACGCGGCCTTTGCGGCGCGCCTCATAGAGACGGTGGGGCTGCGGGACGGCTACACGCACCGGCACGCGGCCGCCGCCGCGGTCTACGCGGCGGATGTGGCGCGGGAGTTCGGGCTGGAGCAGGAGAAGGTCCAGGTGCTCAAGACCGCGGCGCTCCTGCAGGACGTGGGGCTCGCGGGCATCCCCGACGAGGTGCTCCTCAGCCCCCCGGAGAGGCTCAACTCGCTCGGCAAGATGCAGCTCGAGCAGCACCCGGCGCACGGGGAGCGCCTCATCTCCGGCATCCCGGGCCTCGAGGAGGCCGCGAAGTGGGTGCGCTGGCACCACGAGCGGATGGACGGCTCCGGTTATCCCGACCGCATAAGGGGGGAGTGGCTGCCGCTCGAGGCCCGGATACTGGGTGCCGCCGGGCTCTACGCAGACATGGTCCTCGACGGGCCGCACAGCCCCGCGCTTCCGGCTCAGGAGGCCCGCTTCCGCCTCACCGGGGAGGCCGGCAGGGGTCTCGACCCGGAGGTGGTGAAGGTGCTGCTGCGGGTGCTCGACAGGGAGGACGAGAACTACGCTGCGGCCTCCGACGGCCGGTTCGCCTTCCCGGCGGGCGCGCGCGCGGCCGGGGAGCAGGCCGTCTAG